One window of Bacteroides sp. genomic DNA carries:
- a CDS encoding PadR family transcriptional regulator, whose amino-acid sequence MNLENTKAQMRKGVLEFCILSLLSNKEAYASDLIQEMKDSKLLVVEGTIYPLLTRLKNEGLLSYRWEES is encoded by the coding sequence ATGAACCTTGAAAACACAAAAGCTCAGATGCGCAAAGGGGTACTTGAATTTTGTATCCTTTCGCTGCTGTCGAATAAAGAAGCCTATGCTTCCGACCTGATCCAGGAAATGAAGGACTCGAAGCTGCTGGTGGTAGAAGGGACCATTTACCCTTTGCTGACCCGGCTGAAGAACGAGGGCCTGCTCTCTTACCGCTGGGAAGAATCG